A portion of the Carya illinoinensis cultivar Pawnee chromosome 11, C.illinoinensisPawnee_v1, whole genome shotgun sequence genome contains these proteins:
- the LOC122282985 gene encoding protein SAMBA isoform X2, whose amino-acid sequence MNSSSPAHSSISTTTIMGGNSSNAALSTEEFHIPPDLISIQERKDEALLVLKSDLMASLDKEVKSLDEDNWKFEGPRSHIHLLSRRDPCRQAKKLTAFSPLLS is encoded by the exons ATGAATAGTTCATCACCAGCTCATTCTTCAATATCAACCACAACAATAATGGGAGGGAATAGCAGCAATGCTGCTTTGTCCACGGAGGAGTTCCATATCCCACCTGatctcatttcaattcaagAGCGCAAAGACGAGGCCTTGCTCG TTCTAAAATCAGATCTGATGGCTTCACTTGATAAGGAGGTTAAATCCTTGGATGAAGATAACTGGAAGTTTGAGGGACCTCGCTCCCATATCCACCTTTTATCAAGACGAG ACCCCTGCAGACAAGCTAAGAAGTTGACTGCTTTTAGCCCACTACTTAGTTGA
- the LOC122282096 gene encoding phosphatidylinositol-glycan biosynthesis class X protein produces MPSSSSLCRAAAARHCCFMETWCRVQLCIYLFAGISLMLFLCTGSCVHSSSLSSEAQSCNQDFSSNNSTTSSFCSCKRFIMESYHGEYGSLLDSDFQDFIARGLPSGLCGMLPDDLPRLSVLQQNLIGEGSHRLLSSSIRLNIEPKSLTKLPTHSCEVILIERLPIGVFADPFELQHLLQRGVFNNIAVFGDTNLELPSFLSNHSVVEVHMDVGPNLLISHKNGPYINIALPLHARYPPLDASGYSRVKFGAPDVFMCCSIEGNSPNQSCLFSPTGDGAELGSGEIVWRIPAGRKTHAEVVSIVTFISAIVSTLFIVLASIFYSKAIPYKTLKQS; encoded by the exons ATGCCGTCCAGCTCCTCACTGTGCCGCGCCGCTGCCGCCCGTCACTG TTGCTTCATGGAAACTTGGTGCCGTGTTCAATTATGCATTTATCTGTTTGCTGGAATTTCATTGATGCTATTTCTCTGCACTGGCTCTTGCGTGCATAGTTCTTCACTTTCAAGTGAG GCACAAAGTTGCAATCAGGATTTTAGTTCCAACAACTCAACCACGAGCTCTTTTTGTAGTTGCAAGAGGTTTATAATGGAATCTTATCATGGGGAGTATGGAAGCTTGCTCGATTCAGATTTCCAAGATTTCATAGCACGAGGGCTTCCCTCCGGGTTATGTGGAATGCTGCCAGATGATTTGCCTAGATTGTCAGTTCTACAGCAGAATCTGATTGGGGAAGGTTCCCATCGTCTTCTATCCTCATCCATTAGATTAAACATTGAACCAAAATCCTTAACTAAGCTACCAACTCACTCCTGTGAGGTCATACTTATTGAAAGACTACCAATTGGAGTTTTTGCTGACCCATTTGAGCTACAACATCTGCTTCAACGTGGTG TATTTAACAATATAGCTGTTTTTGGAGATACAAATTTGGAATTGCCTTCATTTTTGTCCAACCATTCTGTTGTTGAGGTTCACATGGATGTTGGTCCCAATCTCTTGATAAGTCATAAGAATGGACCTTACATCAACATAGCACTTCCACTACATGCAAGGTATCCG CCCCTAGATGCAAGTGGCTACTCAAGAGTCAAATTCGGTGCACCTGATGTGTTTATGTGCTGCAGCATAGAGGGAAACTCACCTAACCAAAGTTGTTTATTTTCTCCAACCGGTGATGGTGCTGAACTAGGAAGTGGTGAGATTGTGTGGAGAATACCTGCCGGAAGGAAGACACATGCTGAAGTTGTATCCATCGTTACTTTTATCTCAGCCATAGTATcaactcttttcattgttttggcaTCCATATTCTATTCAAAAGCCATTCCGTACAAAACATTGAAACAATCTTAA
- the LOC122282985 gene encoding protein SAMBA isoform X3, with product MNSSSPAHSSISTTTIMGGNSSNAALSTEEFHIPPDLISIQERKDEALLVLKSDLMASLDKEVKSLDEDNWKFEGPRSHIHLLSRRGFV from the exons ATGAATAGTTCATCACCAGCTCATTCTTCAATATCAACCACAACAATAATGGGAGGGAATAGCAGCAATGCTGCTTTGTCCACGGAGGAGTTCCATATCCCACCTGatctcatttcaattcaagAGCGCAAAGACGAGGCCTTGCTCG TTCTAAAATCAGATCTGATGGCTTCACTTGATAAGGAGGTTAAATCCTTGGATGAAGATAACTGGAAGTTTGAGGGACCTCGCTCCCATATCCACCTTTTATCAAGACGAG GTTTTGTTTGA
- the LOC122282985 gene encoding protein SAMBA isoform X1 produces the protein MNSSSPAHSSISTTTIMGGNSSNAALSTEEFHIPPDLISIQERKDEALLVLKSDLMASLDKEVKSLDEDNWKFEGPRSHIHLLSRRGGFFHQRTEISKNLNLAPPK, from the exons ATGAATAGTTCATCACCAGCTCATTCTTCAATATCAACCACAACAATAATGGGAGGGAATAGCAGCAATGCTGCTTTGTCCACGGAGGAGTTCCATATCCCACCTGatctcatttcaattcaagAGCGCAAAGACGAGGCCTTGCTCG TTCTAAAATCAGATCTGATGGCTTCACTTGATAAGGAGGTTAAATCCTTGGATGAAGATAACTGGAAGTTTGAGGGACCTCGCTCCCATATCCACCTTTTATCAAGACGAG GTGGTTTTTTTCACCAGCGGACAGAAATTTCGAAGAATTTGAATTTGGCTCCACCAAAATAG
- the LOC122281897 gene encoding syntaxin-22-like: MSFQDLEAGRPFTLRRDRINGKQDSTQAVASGIFQINTAVSTFQRLVNTLGTPKDTPELRDKLHKTRLHIGQLVKDTSAKLKQASEIDHNVEVTASKKVADAKLAKDFQAVLKEFQKAQRLAAERETAYTPFVPQAVLPSSYKASEIDVSSDKNPEQRALLVESRRQEVLLLDNEIAFNEAIIEEREQGIQEIQQQIGEVNEIFKDLAVLVHEQGAMIDDIGSNIEGAQAATSQGNSQLVKASKTQRSNSSLACLLLVIFGIVLLIVIIVLAA, translated from the exons ATGAGCTTCCAGGATCTCGAGGCTGGCCGCCCCTTCACTTTGAGGCGAGACCGCATCAATGGCAAGCAGGACTCCACTCAAGCCGTTGCCTCCGGGATCTTCCAGATCAACACCGCCGTTTCCACGTTTCAGAGGCTCGTCAACACGCTCGGCACCCCGAAGGACACGCCCGAGCTCCGCGACAAGCT GCACAAGACGAGGCTACATATTGGGCAATTGGTGAAGGATACGTCAGCTAAACTTAAACAAGCTAGTGAAATAGATCATAATGTAGAAGTCACT GCCAGCAAAAAAGTTGCTGATGCTAAACTTGCAAAAGACTTTCAAGCTGTGCTGAAAGAATTTCAGAAGGCTCAACGGCTTGCGGCTGAGCGGGAAACAGCATATACTCCTTTCGTTCCCCAAGCAGTTCTTCCTTCTAG CTACAAAGCCAGCGAGATAGATGTAAGTTCAGATAAGAATCCAGAACAGCGTGCTCTTCTAGTGGAATCTAGAAG ACAGGAGGTCTTGCTGTTGGACAATGAGATCGCCTTCAATGAAGCTATAATTGAGGAAAGGGAACAAGGTATACAAGAAATCCAGCAGCAAATTGGTGAAGTGAACGAGATCTTCAAAGATCTTGCCGTGCTGGTCCATGAGCAAGGAGCTATGATTG ATGATATTGGCTCCAATATTGAGGGTGCTCAAGCTGCAACTTCACAAGGGAACTCTCAACTTGTGAAAGCCTCAAAGACCCAAAGATCAAATTCGTCTCTG GCGTGCTTGCTCTTGGTGATATTTGGGATTGTGCTTCTCATTGTGATCATAGTACTGGCGGCTTAA